AACGGCGGACCTCGGGCCTGCAAATCTGATAGGCTGCCCCCATCGGTGGAAGGGATGCCGACATCTATCCGGAAATGCTGGAATCAACCTGACTGTATGGGGGGTAGTCCtttcgtacgagtacagtacatgcCGTCCGAGAGACGCATGAGTTGAATTGGGGCCAAATATGCCTCCTAGCGTCGGAGTCGTGGGACACTGTGGGGGAAGCTCAAGGATtccctgcttctgctggaCATCCTAGCCAAAGCCGGGCGGCTAGCTAAGTAGACTCACAACCTCCGGATGCTGGCGTCCTGGGGATATGGCTTCTCTGGTGGGCTAGATTGCTTTTAGCATTCTCGCTGTGGGTTCAATGGGACTCTTCGCGATAGGGGCCCTCTTGATACCGCACGTGCGACTCGGCTAGAGCGCCAGCTTTTCCCGAAGATGAAGGCTTCTACGAGCCTTATCACTTGGCGGCAGATATCCAAATTAGGCTGTCGCTGGAGCTAGCAGGAAAGGGTGGCCGCCTTTTTGGCCTTACAGCTCTAGCTGAAAGACATAAGCTCCCGTGGTAGCAACCGAAGCTGGAGGGCTGCAGTCGCCTGACATGTCCGGGGAGGGTGGCTAAGCAACAGCCGTGCCAACCTAAAGGCACCCGACATCAAACAAGGAAGTATATGCAGGATGGCGCTCCTGCGATACGCCAGCGGTCTACTGGCGCAGTACAAGTATGGCTCAAGGACAGGACGCATTGATATTACGAGCACTCCGGAGCAGTTGTGCGAAGGCGAGCTGGGCTGACGCTTGAGCTGATTGGTACTGTACGGGAAGGGGGTGTGCAAGGCTTCCCCAGTCCAGCCATGTTTGCCGATTCCTCATGTCGCAATGGACACCTTCTAAGGCCAAGTTGCCTGCTGTCGTCGGTCCACGACTAAACAGATGCCCATGTCCGAATTACGTATGCTCACCGATTCGTTAAGCGCCTGTGATTTCGGAGAAAGCTTCCGTGTCGTGCTGTCTGCGCGCGGAGTATTACACGGGAGGCCCTCCGCTTCGACGCCAGAGACGCTGACTGCAGCCATGAAGGTCGCAACGCTAACTCCTACCTGGCCTTTGCAGGCCCAAGAGGCCAGCACGGCACTATCTGTCGATCGTCGGCGAGTGATGCGGCAAACGGCTGCGGCAAACCACGGCGGCTTTGCCGAGATAATGCTACTGTCGGAGCATGTATACCTAGACGGAGGACGGAACATAACCAGGCTAGTCTTTTGTTGGGGTTGTGGACAGCATGTTTCACCTGACTTGGCACGGGGCTCGGACTCTTCATACAATTACGAAGTGCGGAGTACGAAGAACGGACTTTAACTCTGTGCCTTGGTGCCAGTGCTTCCTACCATGCTAGGTTAAGGCCGTGGCCCCCACGATACTGCTTGGAGCGGGCTGTTTTGTCGTTTGCTATTGTGGGAAGATGTCGTGTGGAGGGCTCTTGAGACTTGTTTAGCCCGTCCTTTCAGCAGTGACTAAGCTTCCCACTATGGTAGGTCCGCCAGGAAAACGATCCAGCTTCCCGGAAATGTTTTGCGGAgtcatccatcttcaccgaGTCTTTTCCAGTCTTGCCGCTTGGGTGTTTGGACACCTGATTCGtgccaagcagctgctctTACTAATGAATACCCTCGGCGGCGTTCGGCTCATGTATCGATGGATTGGATCTCACTGCAGCCCCTCAATCGCGAATCGCGGGGACGAAGAGATTAAATAGTATCATCTCGGTTTACCCACCGCTGGGCCTAGGCACAATGGAGTGGAATGACGCAAGTGTGCAGGAATAAGGCTTACGAGTACAGGTTAATGCTCCGGACTGCCCTCCAGTAGCACCAACATGATACTAcctgcatgtactccgtacaggtacgagtgtgtactcgtacgcgtGATGGCGGCAGATAGGGGGGGCTCTGTGAAATCCGGAGCATATACGAAGTACTTTGTGCTCCGTATCTACCGATTAGCCAGCGCTCGCATTTTAGCTACCAGGCACGCGTGGCCCTGAAACAACGATTTCATTCTAATCCGGGAGTGGCTGCCGACTGTTACGGCCACCGGCTGGCAAACCGATCTCGAAGACCAAGATGGATTCGATGCATGAGGTCGGCTCACTTCTTAGGGCATGTCTCGGGTCGTCGGACAATATTCCTGTCAGCAGATGGTTCAAAGCGTCGAAACCTAGCTTACCCCCTGATGAGATCTCCGGCCGCTGTCTCGACTTTTCGCGCCATGCGAGTCCAGTACATACAATGTCCGGAGTTAACTGCTAAGCGAACCTGCCGGGTGGGCGGACTTACTCGTGCTTTGGTCGTACAAGAATAGGCGTCGTGATTTGTAAGGaaccgtctctctctctgtgtgtgCCTGATGTTTCTTACACACCTCTATTTGCCACCCGCTCGTTGTTCTTTCGCagtgttttcttcttcttcttccatacCCATGGTTAGAATAAATGACATGTATGGCTAGCTGCGTGACTGACTTGCCCCCCTTACATTGTTGCCCCCATTCTTATACGATAACCGTCGGTCTCTTGTCATGTACCTGCATGACATTACTtcgagcatcttctcttgGTCATGCCTGACAAATGGGCTTTCCCATTGCTTACTTTGTGCCGAGTCGTGCTTATACCAacatgttctttttttgtcaaCGTTGGGAGTTTTCGCCACGCTTATTCATTAGGAAGTGGCCTCCCACTGCGTACCTCGCTAGATACCAACAAAAACCGGCCAAATAGCTTGTGATAACACCCTTTTTTGTTGGTTGATCTTTGCTGAATAGGGGGGTGGATCTACTTACGATGCCAGCCATGGCATCATTATCTTTAGCCCCCTAGAGTCTAAAAGAAGTGCCCGTATTCTAGCCGTAGTATAAGGTTGTAGATACCAAAACACACGCAAGATGGCATGTGAGATAATGTCAAAGTAATCATGAATCTATTCACTGTCCTGCCCCAAAAGTGTATCGATTGCCAAGTCAAGTAAAGGAAAGAATCTTTTGTTCTTCGCCGCAGATGAAATATTCCCACTCCTTTCCCGTACCAAACATCATTCAGAGCAaacatgaaaagaaagaagggaCAAAAATAAATCgaaaagtttaaaaataaagtttagGCATATCGCAGAAGAAACAATTCTGCTCTTTATCCACAATGTCAAGAAccataaaaacaaaaacaataATTtgctcgtctctctctctattcaACCCTCTGCAGTGTCCATAGCATCACCCCCCGTGGTCGTGGAAAGCTTATCCTTGGACGCCTGAATCTTCTCCTGCCGCCACTTCTCAATTTTCTCCTTCAACTCTGTCTGGGGAACAGCGTCCTCAATCGTCATGGGCTGTCTTGTAAACGGATCCTTTGGATCGCTCAGCAAATGCTGCACAATCGTGGACCGGTCGACAATGTGCCTGCTCGGCAGAAGCACGGGATCCTTCATCAGCTCTCCCATGATGGGGTCCTCAAACTCGGGCGGAATGTCTCCCAAGTCGAGCTCGGCCTGGTCTTGTATCTCCTTGGTCTCTGCaaacttggccttgagcttgtcccACCGGGCAATGTCTGCGGGGTCCTTCTGGTGCTTTGACGAGAGGATCCGCGAGACGCGGTCGAGGACCTCTCCCTTGTATGAACGGCCATCCGCAGCGACGGCCTCGATAAAGACCTTGGATGCACCAAGGTTCAAGTAAATTTCGACAAAGTCGGACAGCAGCTGGATGGGCCGGAAGTGATACTTTTCCCTGTTAGAAACGCTCAGCTCGGCAGCAGCCCTCTTGCCAGCCAGCGTCTCAAGATTGTAGTTCAACATGCTCGCCAGACGCGACACAATTTCGGGCATAGTAAAGGCTTCGCTCAACGTCTTAGTGAagagcttcatcatctcgaGCGTTTCGTTGGCCAGCTGCATGTAGGATGTTGCTTGACTTCCCAAGTTCTGcagctcttcatccttcttctgtcTGTCCTCTGCAGAGAGGCTGCGATCCTCGAGCTCGCGCTCGAGAGTACGCATCTTGGGGAATTTTGTGAATGCTTCATCTAGGACGTATGTGGTATCGTTCAAAAGCATGTTGACAAACTGGACAAAGAAGCCTCGGTTCACCCTGTAATGTTTATTAGACACATGTCAAACGTCGAACAAAACATAATGTCCCGGAGCTTTCACTTACTTGCTTTCCTTGATAAGCTGCTGTCGGTAGACGTCGTTGACCCATACGCATTTGATGACCTGGAAGATTTCGTATCGGATGTTGAATTTGTCGTAGAACTGTGAGTTGGCTCCCGTGGACTCGCATTCAATGTAGAATTTCATCAGAGCGTGCAGGAGGTAGTCGTTGGCAAatttgatggagatgagctggTCACCTAAGACACCTCTCTTGAGATGCATAAACGGCCAGGTGCCGGAGAAGAGTAGAGATACCAGTGACGACTTGAGATAGGGGTTTTTGATCTGTTCGGAAGATCGAAGGAATGTGATGCACAGGGCAATCATTTCTTCGCCCACTGCACTAGGGAGGATGGTAGGTAGCCATCTATCCCGCGAAGACAATTTTATTAGTTTTGGCAGTTCTCGTTGGGGATAAATTAGGCTTACCGGAACACGAATTTGAAGTTGTCGACGATGTTCTGAAGGGTATACTCGGGGAGATATGCAAAGGCATCAGAGTGTCCTATCTCAATGGGTAATCTATCAGAAACATTAGCACTGAAAATTCCGAACGCAAGGAGCACCCAAGTCTTACTTGATAGTCTCAGTCTCAGTTCCCGGCTTATAGTCGGATCCGGTGGCAATCCGTAGCAACCACACAGTGACATATCGCATGAACCGCAAAGATGTGCTCTGCATCCTCTCGTCAAGAAGAACACCCTCAATCGAGTACTTGAGGGCTATTGTCTTCTCCAATACATTGTTGTGGCGTTTCAGTGTCTCCTCAAACAGCCTCAACTGATGGGGAGCATTCGCCAGCTTGGGTCGTTCGGCTTCCATAGCTTTAAGGTGCTTCTCCAGGTATTTAATTTCGCGGTCCAAGTTCTTAAGCTGAGAGTTGAGCGCCTCGCTGCCGTAGTGATGAGCAGCCaatgtcaagaagaaggcctcGGAGATGAAGTTAGACTCCCCATCCTCCTTTTCTGCGTAATATTTATCGGCGGCAGCTTGATCAGCGTTGAGTTTGGTCTCATCGCTGATGTCGACACGCGGCTGTCTTCTGAAATATCGTAcgtcaatcttgtcaatttTGCTGAAATCATTCTCCATAAAGGGCTCGCAGAATCGGTCCAAAATCGTCGTCACGTTCATCATAAACCCATCTGAAGCCACCTCCCGGGGATCAACTTGGATGGCTCTCCGCTTGTGGTTTGTGTTTAAAATGTATGCAAACCAGTCTAGTGTACGGTTTCTTGTATCGGGCCCTGCCCGAATAAACGCATTGGTAATAACGAATAAGTCATCCTGGTGCGTCCTCAGCACCATTCTCAGAGCGTCTTGTGCATTAGTAATGCGCGCCTTGTCTAGAGTGCGCGATCCAGGGAAATAGCTCTTGATCACTTCTGGTTGTAAGGGGGATAGACGGAAGAAGGGGCCCAGGATGGTATTTCTCTCGATACTGTGAGGAGATAGGGGGAGCTTGAAGCAAGCATGCTTTGCAAGATTAGATACCAGGACAGGGAATCGTGCGTATGTTTGCAGCGCCTGCAAATATCAAGTGTCAGTTCATCTTGTAGCTAGTGGTGGCGATCCCTGTGcttgaaaaagaaagggaaaactGACCTGAACATATGGTTTGTACTCGTCGCCCATGGACAACCCGGCGAGCTGTGTACTGAGCTTGACCATTGCAtcgttgaagatggcgggaaatgtttcatcatcatcaaatcgCTTGATTGCCTCCTTGATGAAGTCAAAGCATATTCCACCCTCGTCCACGGGACCCCTGAGGAGATAAGGAGCAATGGTGTCATGTTCTGGGTTTGGTTCGCGGCTGAGAGAAAAAGCATCAGATATGAATACCAATAGGGGCATCCCCCAAATCACATGCAACTGACCCATATAGCACCGGCATGGTTACAGCAAAAAGGCAGTTGCTCATGCAAAGGCGCTTCGACTCCTCGTGAAGCTCAAACTTGAAGCCACTCGTTTGCTTGTTCCCCGCAGCCGCCTTCACAGCCCTCTTCCAAGACGGGAGGAGATACTGCATCAGCGGCTTATCAGGAGCCCAGCCGCTGCATGCCTCTATAATAGCCTGATCCAGGTTGTTGACAGACAGTTTCAGGGGCTCCCCAGAATCATTC
The sequence above is drawn from the Trichoderma breve strain T069 chromosome 5, whole genome shotgun sequence genome and encodes:
- a CDS encoding ubiquitin elongating factor core domain-containing protein yields the protein MDPNDQSSPAGPDAPDKEKMEQIRARRLAKLGNPVVPKPAESKPAEAGSSTSTSPAPAPEADDSSSSKTKITITPAAQPASNPFAQLGVRSSRPAESVSPTPTAPPPRKATPVQAESDEDYADRVLSQIFRVTVDPHRMTSNQGNHRLTFLPNLNQELNDSGEPLKLSVNNLDQAIIEACSGWAPDKPLMQYLLPSWKRAVKAAAGNKQTSGFKFELHEESKRLCMSNCLFAVTMPVLYGREPNPEHDTIAPYLLRGPVDEGGICFDFIKEAIKRFDDDETFPAIFNDAMVKLSTQLAGLSMGDEYKPYVQALQTYARFPVLVSNLAKHACFKLPLSPHSIERNTILGPFFRLSPLQPEVIKSYFPGSRTLDKARITNAQDALRMVLRTHQDDLFVITNAFIRAGPDTRNRTLDWFAYILNTNHKRRAIQVDPREVASDGFMMNVTTILDRFCEPFMENDFSKIDKIDVRYFRRQPRVDISDETKLNADQAAADKYYAEKEDGESNFISEAFFLTLAAHHYGSEALNSQLKNLDREIKYLEKHLKAMEAERPKLANAPHQLRLFEETLKRHNNVLEKTIALKYSIEGVLLDERMQSTSLRFMRYVTVWLLRIATGSDYKPGTETETIKLPIEIGHSDAFAYLPEYTLQNIVDNFKFVFRWLPTILPSAVGEEMIALCITFLRSSEQIKNPYLKSSLVSLLFSGTWPFMHLKRGVLGDQLISIKFANDYLLHALMKFYIECESTGANSQFYDKFNIRYEIFQVIKCVWVNDVYRQQLIKESKVNRGFFVQFVNMLLNDTTYVLDEAFTKFPKMRTLERELEDRSLSAEDRQKKDEELQNLGSQATSYMQLANETLEMMKLFTKTLSEAFTMPEIVSRLASMLNYNLETLAGKRAAAELSVSNREKYHFRPIQLLSDFVEIYLNLGASKVFIEAVAADGRSYKGEVLDRVSRILSSKHQKDPADIARWDKLKAKFAETKEIQDQAELDLGDIPPEFEDPIMGELMKDPVLLPSRHIVDRSTIVQHLLSDPKDPFTRQPMTIEDAVPQTELKEKIEKWRQEKIQASKDKLSTTTGGDAMDTAEG